The following proteins are co-located in the Ananas comosus cultivar F153 unplaced genomic scaffold, ASM154086v1, whole genome shotgun sequence genome:
- the LOC109704577 gene encoding alpha-dioxygenase 1-like, producing MRIAARKKIRTFGHREFLFLMHKPCRVWIRGEQVLSTIGFERQLVSMGHQACGALELWNYPLFFRELIAQNVDGTERPDHVDMPALEIYRDRERNVPRYNEFRRRLLMIPISKWEDLTDDREAITALQQVYGENIEKLDLLVGLMAEKKIKGFAISETAFFIFTIMATRRLEADRFFTSYFNEDAYTKTGLEWVNSTESLRDVIHRHYPNITSKWMNSTSAFTVWDAPPNSFNPIPLLLRFPPA from the exons CGGGCATAGGGAGTTCCTATTCCTGAT GCATAAGCCGTGCAGAGTATGGATAAGGGGGGAGCAAGTTCTGTCGACGATCGGATTTGAGAGGCAGCTTGTCTCCATGGGCCATCAAGCATGTGGTGCTCTTGAGCTTTGGAACTACCCTTTGTTCTTTAGAGAGCTCATTGCACAGAACGTTGACGGAACCGAACGACCTGATCATGTCGACATGCCTGCTCTCGAAA TTTATCGAGATAGGGAAAGGAACGTTCCGAGGTACAACGAATTCCGACGTAGGCTTCTGATGATTCCTATCTCCAAATGGGAGGATTTGACCGATGATCGAGAAGCAATAACAGCTCTACAACAAGTATACGGAGAAAACATTGAGAAGTTGGATCTTCTCGTGGGCCTTATGGCTGAGAAGAAGATAAAGGGCTTCGCGATAAGTGAAACTGCTTTCTTCATTTTTACTATAATGGCAACGAG GAGGTTAGAAGCAGATCGGTTCTTCACGAGCTACTTCAATGAGGACGCGTACACGAAGACGGGCCTCGAGTGGGTAAATAGCACGGAGAGCCTTCGAGATGTTATCCATCGCCATTACCCGAACATCACTAGCAAGTGGATGAACTCCACCAGCGCATTTACTGTGTGGGATGCTCCACCGAATTCCTTCAATCCCATCCCGCTGCTTCTTCGTTTTCCTCCTGCTTAA